The following are from one region of the Candidatus Hydrogenedentota bacterium genome:
- a CDS encoding twin-arginine translocation signal domain-containing protein: MKHQDQQPGSSFAMTRRGFLGGSATVGGLLLASGAGSQPASQVQPEDWPPGKPIVVQPILSYDTPQRGEKTSWRPYGAIHSAELAAAEARRIEAELKALAETSEFPLTPRPVVLAENEAAIDKVIAESDADVLMPYAAGGAVEWFWKLANCGKPNIMFLRHKSGPYYLYHEIVHWRVLRHHEDAMAEPNFDVWDVVVDDYAELQWRLRALYGLKNARGTKVLAIGSLTAYSGPAQENGPRVAKDLWGYEIEVVPREDFAQRLQRARDDVEFMKSVEEQTDRFLSNPQISLQTERRFVVNSFAAWKVCQSLLEEKKAFNFGFDRCMNHDVIAMLDTPPCLILALANDAGYTAYCHTDLSHTMPGVLLRWIASRPSFVCNTHFPHHGIYTVAHCAAPMKMDGHNLEPVTLMTHFESDYGVASKVEYAKGQTVTLIQPDLHCTRWHGFRGTIVDSPALPMCRSQMDIAIDGDVKRITERIEGFHAQVVYGDYLREAGYALKKLGGMEWVNYSEPA, translated from the coding sequence ATGAAGCACCAAGACCAACAGCCTGGGTCCAGTTTCGCAATGACACGGCGGGGTTTCCTGGGCGGCTCGGCAACGGTTGGCGGACTGTTGCTGGCTTCCGGCGCCGGTTCTCAACCGGCTTCACAAGTCCAGCCTGAGGACTGGCCCCCGGGCAAACCCATCGTTGTCCAGCCCATTCTGAGCTACGACACGCCCCAACGCGGGGAAAAGACGAGCTGGCGCCCCTATGGCGCGATCCACTCCGCGGAGCTGGCTGCCGCTGAAGCGCGGCGCATCGAAGCCGAGTTGAAAGCGTTGGCTGAGACGTCCGAGTTCCCCCTTACCCCCCGGCCGGTGGTTCTGGCCGAAAATGAGGCTGCCATAGACAAGGTCATCGCCGAATCCGACGCGGACGTGCTGATGCCGTATGCCGCGGGCGGCGCGGTCGAGTGGTTCTGGAAACTGGCCAATTGCGGGAAGCCGAACATCATGTTCCTGCGCCACAAGTCGGGACCCTACTATCTCTACCACGAGATTGTCCATTGGCGGGTGCTTCGACATCACGAGGACGCCATGGCCGAGCCCAATTTCGATGTTTGGGATGTGGTCGTGGACGACTATGCCGAGCTCCAATGGCGGCTGCGTGCTCTGTACGGGCTGAAGAATGCTCGAGGCACGAAGGTCCTTGCCATCGGCAGCTTGACCGCATACAGCGGTCCCGCTCAGGAAAACGGCCCGCGCGTTGCCAAAGACCTCTGGGGTTACGAAATTGAAGTGGTTCCCCGCGAGGATTTCGCGCAGAGGCTTCAAAGAGCACGGGATGACGTTGAGTTCATGAAATCGGTCGAAGAACAGACAGACCGCTTTCTCTCCAATCCACAAATCTCGCTTCAAACCGAGCGGAGATTCGTGGTCAATTCTTTCGCAGCCTGGAAAGTCTGCCAATCGTTACTCGAGGAGAAGAAGGCATTCAATTTCGGGTTCGACCGCTGCATGAACCATGACGTGATCGCCATGCTCGATACGCCGCCATGCCTGATTCTGGCGCTGGCGAACGATGCGGGCTACACGGCCTATTGCCACACCGACCTCAGCCACACCATGCCCGGCGTATTGCTCCGCTGGATTGCATCCAGGCCGTCGTTCGTGTGCAACACGCACTTTCCACACCACGGCATCTACACGGTGGCCCATTGCGCCGCGCCCATGAAGATGGACGGCCATAACCTGGAACCCGTCACCCTTATGACGCACTTCGAATCCGACTATGGCGTGGCCAGCAAGGTCGAGTATGCCAAGGGCCAGACCGTCACGTTGATCCAGCCGGACCTGCACTGCACACGCTGGCACGGATTCCGCGGCACGATTGTTGATTCCCCCGCGCTGCCGATGTGCCGCTCGCAGATGGATATTGCCATAGACGGCGATGTCAAGCGCATTACCGAGCGCATCGAGGGATTTCATGCACAGGTGGTCTATGGAGACTACCTGCGAGAGGCCGGTTACGCACTCAAGAAGCTGGGCGGCATGGAATGGGTCAACTACAGCGAGCCGGCGTGA